A single genomic interval of Streptomyces graminofaciens harbors:
- a CDS encoding N-acetyltransferase gives MTDTGSLHLLRTDDVDKHRQLILDIHVEVRTQFGLMDDPFNAVDRFDERLTSYASRDGWEVIIAYQDDEPAGYIFGSPLVRGSLWWSSMREPQPDDFTHETGSRTFAVQEVLVREAFRGTAGAGTSRLLHETLLAERTEERATLLVDPTRSNGRLKAVYESWGYRDIGAQQPFADSPVFATMLRDPLHQ, from the coding sequence ATGACGGACACCGGCTCCCTGCACCTCCTGCGCACCGACGACGTGGACAAGCACCGGCAGCTCATCCTCGACATCCACGTGGAGGTCCGCACACAATTCGGGCTGATGGACGACCCCTTCAACGCCGTGGACCGATTCGACGAGCGCCTAACCAGCTACGCGTCCCGGGACGGCTGGGAGGTCATCATCGCCTACCAGGACGACGAGCCAGCGGGCTACATCTTCGGCTCACCCCTCGTGCGCGGATCGCTGTGGTGGTCCTCAATGCGAGAGCCTCAGCCGGACGACTTCACCCACGAGACAGGCAGCCGCACCTTCGCTGTCCAAGAGGTCCTGGTCCGCGAGGCGTTCCGAGGCACAGCGGGCGCGGGGACCTCCCGCCTCCTGCACGAAACCCTGCTCGCCGAACGCACCGAGGAGCGAGCCACCCTCCTCGTCGACCCCACCCGCTCCAATGGCAGGCTGAAGGCGGTCTACGAATCCTGGGGCTACCGGGACATCGGCGCCCAGCAGCCATTCGCCGACTCACCGGTCTTCGCCACGATGCTGCGGGACCCACTGCACCAGTAG